One Coccinella septempunctata chromosome 1, icCocSept1.1, whole genome shotgun sequence DNA window includes the following coding sequences:
- the LOC123310784 gene encoding actin-related protein 2/3 complex subunit 1A-A yields the protein MTEQHRFGTTIAPITCHAWNKKKNQIAISPNNQEVHIYEKSGSEWKITDNLAQHDLRVMGIDWAPNTNRIVTCSADRNAYVWNQDSDKKWKPTLVLLRINRAATCVKWSPDENKFAVGSGARLVSVCFFESENDWWVSKHIKKPLRSTVTALDWHPNNTLLVVGSTDFKVRVFSAHIKDIENAPEPTPWGSKTTLGTLLAEFSNSSSGGGWVQSVSFSPDGNKICWVAHDSTVNVADASKGNATIKLRTEFLPFVSCTWISNNSIVAAGHSCIPVLYHHTDNGLVFSAKLDASQKKESGGLSAMKMFHSLDKQARSESSDTSIHSIHQNAITCICLYDGTKANCKKLSTSGLDGLLVIWDINSLERSIQGLKIV from the exons ATGACTGAACAACACCGGTTTGGAACAACCATAGCCCCCATAACTTGTCATGCTTGGAATAAGAAGAAAAACC AGATTGCAATTTCTCCTAACAATCAAGAAGTTCATATTTACGAAAAATCTGGTTCAGAATGGAAAATAACAGATAACCTAGCCCAACATGACTTGAGAGTTATGGGAATAGATTGGGCACCGAACACCAATCGTATCGTTACATGTTCCGCAGATAGGAACGCATACGTTTGGAACCAAGATTCTGATAAGAAGTGGAAGCCAACTTTGGTTCTGTTGAGGATCAACAGAGCTGCAACCTGTGTTAAATGGTCACCAGATGAGAATAAATTTGCGGTTGGGTCTGGTGCCAGACTCGTCAGCGTTTGTTTCTTTGAATCTGAAAATGATTGGTGGGTATCCAAACATATCAAGAAGCCTCTGAGGTCCACAGTTACTGCATTAGACTGGCATCCAAATAATACATTGCTGGTTGTTGGCTCCACTGATTTTAAG GTTCGGGTGTTTTCTGCCCACATCAAGGACATTGAAAATGCCCCTGAACCTACTCCATGGGGTTCCAAGACGACTCTTGGAACCCTTTTAGctgaattttcaaattcatcatCTGGTGGTGGTTGGGTGCAGAGTGTTAGCTTCTCCCCTGATGGAAATAAGATTTGTTGGGTAGCTCATGACTCGACAGTGAATGTGGCTGATGCTTCCAAAGGAAATGCCACCATCAAGCTAAGAACGGAATTTTTGCCATTTGTGAGTTGCACTTGGATTAGCAATAATTCCATAGTTGCAGCTGGACATAGCTGCATTCCTGTGCTATACCACCATACAGATAATGGACTTGTGTTCAGTGCTAAG TTGGATGCCTCCCAGAAAAAGGAATCTGGGGGATTATCAGCAATGAAAATGTTTCACTCCCTAGATAAGCAGGCAAGGAGTGAATCTTCCGATACTTCTATTCACTCAATTCACCAGAATGCCATAACTTGCATATGTTTGTATGATGGTACAAAAGCGAACTGTAAGAAATTGAGTACTTCAGGCCTTGATGGGCTTCTTGTTATTTGGGATATAAACTCTTTAGAGAGATCGATTCAGGGTTTGAAGATTGTTTGA